One window from the genome of Anaerococcus sp. Marseille-Q7828 encodes:
- a CDS encoding AIM24 family protein, which produces MYKIENFLNNDDIDVTYQMGAFRVAEYKRDLSVTKETAQREYFASQMGVRLKQLVCDLKQSPVTVQAGAMQWMIGDVNASSGIKGVGDFIGKSLRSTVTKETAVKPEYHGTGMIVLEPTYKYIILIDVGAWNGSIVLEDGYYLASEASLQHKIATRSSFSSAVAGGEGLFNLSLKGDGVVALESPVARNELIEIDLVDDELKIDGSFAIAWSGSLKFTVERSTSSLVGSAVSGEGLVNVYRGTGKVLMAPVDFN; this is translated from the coding sequence ATGTATAAGATTGAAAATTTTCTAAACAATGATGATATTGACGTAACTTACCAGATGGGTGCCTTTAGAGTTGCTGAGTACAAGAGAGACCTATCAGTTACCAAGGAAACTGCCCAAAGAGAATACTTTGCTTCACAAATGGGTGTTAGATTAAAACAACTAGTATGTGACCTAAAACAAAGCCCAGTTACTGTACAAGCGGGTGCTATGCAATGGATGATAGGCGATGTAAACGCTAGTTCTGGCATCAAAGGAGTTGGTGATTTTATAGGCAAAAGTTTAAGAAGTACAGTTACCAAGGAAACTGCTGTAAAACCAGAATACCATGGAACAGGCATGATAGTCCTAGAACCTACTTATAAATATATAATTCTTATAGATGTTGGAGCTTGGAATGGATCAATAGTTCTAGAAGATGGATATTATTTGGCTAGTGAAGCGAGTCTCCAACACAAAATAGCAACAAGAAGCTCATTTTCATCTGCTGTAGCCGGCGGAGAAGGATTATTCAACCTAAGCCTCAAAGGAGATGGCGTAGTTGCTCTTGAGTCACCAGTAGCTAGGAATGAACTAATCGAAATCGACCTAGTTGATGATGAACTAAAAATAGATGGGTCCTTTGCCATAGCTTGGTCTGGCTCATTGAAATTTACAGTAGAGCGCTCAACAAGTTCACTGGTAGGATCTGCAGTAAGTGGAGAAGGCTTAGTGAATGTGTACAGAGGAACAGGCAAAGTTTTGATGGCACCTGTTGACTTTAATTAA
- a CDS encoding histidine kinase, which translates to MGLLFNDTNEIKAKVEENFNDNKNFLVAMKHNDTKTGIAKLLASNLLYTMDSARTFILYFSPKGIYEKEISNSSKGNFTLLPANEIEDFEIEEKSNKTIINLLHLGKKISYEIPYKGKICTTNEENLQILKANNWNMI; encoded by the coding sequence ATGGGATTATTATTTAACGATACAAACGAAATAAAAGCAAAGGTTGAAGAAAACTTTAACGATAATAAAAATTTCCTGGTAGCAATGAAACATAATGATACAAAGACTGGGATTGCTAAACTTCTAGCTAGCAATCTGCTGTATACTATGGATTCGGCAAGAACATTTATCCTATACTTCAGCCCAAAAGGCATATATGAAAAAGAAATAAGCAATTCAAGTAAGGGAAATTTTACCCTCTTGCCAGCAAATGAAATAGAAGACTTTGAAATAGAAGAAAAATCTAACAAAACCATTATAAATTTACTACACCTAGGTAAAAAGATAAGCTATGAAATTCCTTATAAGGGCAAGATTTGCACAACTAACGAGGAAAACTTGCAAATCTTAAAGGCAAATAATTGGAATATGATTTAA
- a CDS encoding helix-turn-helix domain-containing protein, with protein MEVQIENRIAEFRKEKGLSQHKLAIAVGLKRRSIMAYENNTISPTLETAYKICKVLDKDIKEVFIFK; from the coding sequence GTGGAAGTTCAAATAGAAAATAGAATCGCAGAATTTAGAAAGGAAAAGGGCCTATCTCAGCATAAGCTAGCAATCGCTGTTGGCCTAAAGAGAAGATCGATCATGGCCTATGAAAACAACACCATAAGCCCAACACTTGAAACAGCCTACAAAATCTGCAAGGTCCTAGACAAAGACATCAAAGAAGTATTTATTTTTAAATAG
- a CDS encoding oligopeptide/dipeptide ABC transporter ATP-binding protein has product METTNDKKVLFKIRNLKKYFPLKKKSIFDKGPRDYVHANESITIDIYEGETLGLVGESGCGKSTFGRTLLQIYEQTEGTTLYYGKTIEDIAPEYMGKMIKNIPGQYPNYAKAREELDAIYTELEGASTDEARAEINERAMLKRHEIEEKYTNMVRIAGGLLASDDLSKVSSLLEDYYKALKERAVVLEDIEDFEDKLKMRSRDWDSYHKALEADNKYKELTTKRAELSKKVGEKINIVDEYRQTLSSKEGFEELESLKDSGIDLSELNSEEMRRMRKDLQMIFQDPYGSLDTKITVGNIIGEGVLGHELFKSRKEAGYNEYIQETMEKCGLAPYFLHRYPHQFSGGQRQRIGIARALALKPSFIVCDEAVSALDVSIQSQIINLLQDLKDQNNLTYLFITHDLSVVKYISDRIGVMYLGVLVELATTEQIFDKPLHPYTQALLQAIPRTDVDQGQELAVIEGDIPSAVHPPKGCRFHTRCEYAMDICKTYEPELKDYDNGHYVACHLMEVSEEEKQKAYEKNKAEKAKQESELEEMSVL; this is encoded by the coding sequence ATGGAAACAACTAACGATAAGAAGGTCTTATTTAAAATAAGAAACCTTAAAAAATATTTCCCTTTAAAAAAGAAATCTATATTTGATAAGGGACCAAGAGACTATGTTCATGCCAACGAATCTATCACAATAGATATCTACGAAGGTGAAACCCTAGGCCTAGTAGGGGAATCTGGTTGTGGTAAATCTACATTTGGTAGAACTCTTTTACAAATCTACGAACAAACTGAAGGAACCACCCTATATTACGGCAAAACAATAGAAGATATTGCTCCAGAATATATGGGCAAAATGATCAAAAATATACCAGGCCAATACCCAAACTATGCTAAAGCAAGAGAGGAATTGGATGCTATATACACTGAACTAGAAGGCGCAAGTACTGACGAAGCACGTGCAGAAATAAACGAACGTGCTATGCTAAAACGTCACGAAATCGAAGAAAAATATACCAATATGGTAAGAATTGCTGGTGGATTACTAGCAAGTGATGACCTATCTAAGGTATCAAGCCTCCTAGAAGACTACTACAAAGCATTAAAAGAAAGAGCAGTAGTCCTAGAAGACATAGAAGACTTCGAAGACAAGCTCAAAATGAGATCTCGTGATTGGGACTCCTACCACAAAGCTTTGGAAGCTGACAACAAATACAAAGAACTAACCACAAAAAGAGCAGAACTTTCAAAAAAAGTTGGCGAAAAAATAAACATAGTCGACGAATATAGACAGACCCTAAGCTCAAAAGAAGGATTCGAAGAGTTAGAAAGTCTCAAAGACAGTGGTATAGACTTATCAGAACTAAACTCAGAAGAAATGAGAAGGATGAGAAAAGACCTACAAATGATCTTCCAAGACCCATACGGATCCTTGGATACAAAGATAACTGTAGGAAATATCATCGGTGAAGGCGTACTAGGACACGAACTATTCAAATCCAGAAAAGAAGCTGGATACAACGAATACATCCAAGAAACCATGGAAAAATGTGGACTAGCACCATACTTCCTCCACAGATACCCTCACCAATTCTCAGGTGGACAAAGACAAAGAATTGGTATAGCCAGAGCCCTTGCCTTAAAACCAAGCTTTATAGTTTGTGACGAGGCAGTAAGTGCCCTAGACGTATCAATCCAATCACAAATTATAAACCTACTCCAAGACCTAAAAGATCAAAACAACCTAACTTATCTATTCATCACCCACGACCTATCAGTAGTAAAATACATCTCTGATAGAATAGGGGTAATGTACCTTGGAGTACTAGTAGAATTAGCAACTACAGAGCAAATCTTTGATAAACCACTACATCCATATACACAAGCCTTGCTACAAGCCATACCAAGAACTGACGTGGACCAAGGCCAAGAACTAGCTGTAATAGAAGGGGACATCCCATCAGCAGTTCACCCACCAAAGGGATGCCGTTTCCACACCAGATGTGAGTACGCTATGGACATCTGTAAGACCTATGAGCCTGAGCTCAAAGATTACGACAATGGTCACTATGTAGCTTGCCACTTGATGGAAGTAAGCGAAGAAGAAAAACAAAAAGCTTACGAGAAAAATAAGGCAGAAAAAGCAAAACAAGAATCAGAATTAGAAGAGATGAGTGTTTTATGA
- a CDS encoding ABC transporter ATP-binding protein encodes MRLLEINKLHTYFSTRKGLIKAVNGVSFTIDEGKTLGLVGESGSGKSQTAMSILRLFEPNQKIYEGEILYKGEDLTKYSTKQMEEIRGNEISMIFQEPMSSLNPVFTVEKQISEVLILHRHMSKAEAAKRCEELLASVKIPNPHIVAKQYPFELSGGMNQRVMIAMALACEPKLLIADEPTTALDVTIQAQILRLMNDLKHRLNTSILFITHDLGVINQMADEVAVMYSGQIVEQSPVEFIFKRDITDYNHPYTVALLNSIPSITSDKNERLDIIPGSVPHPLNLPKGCKFADRCKFATEKCINQMPELVAVNENQRIRCHYPNRKEREDGNN; translated from the coding sequence ATGAGATTACTAGAAATAAATAAGCTTCACACATATTTCTCCACAAGAAAAGGATTAATCAAGGCTGTAAATGGCGTTTCATTTACTATTGATGAAGGGAAAACCCTTGGCCTTGTAGGTGAATCTGGTTCTGGAAAAAGCCAAACAGCCATGTCTATTTTAAGGTTATTTGAACCTAACCAAAAGATTTATGAGGGAGAAATCCTATACAAAGGTGAAGATTTAACAAAATATAGCACAAAGCAAATGGAAGAAATCAGGGGAAACGAAATCTCCATGATCTTCCAAGAGCCGATGAGCTCACTAAACCCAGTATTTACTGTTGAAAAGCAAATCTCAGAAGTTTTGATTCTTCACAGACATATGAGTAAGGCTGAAGCAGCGAAAAGATGTGAGGAGCTTCTTGCATCTGTTAAGATTCCTAACCCACATATTGTTGCCAAACAATATCCATTTGAACTATCAGGTGGTATGAACCAAAGGGTTATGATTGCTATGGCACTAGCCTGTGAACCAAAACTACTAATAGCCGACGAGCCTACAACAGCTCTAGACGTAACAATTCAAGCTCAAATCCTAAGACTAATGAATGACCTAAAGCATAGACTTAATACATCTATCCTATTTATCACTCACGACCTTGGGGTTATCAATCAAATGGCAGATGAAGTAGCGGTTATGTATTCTGGACAAATAGTTGAACAATCTCCAGTAGAATTTATCTTCAAAAGAGATATTACAGACTACAACCACCCATATACAGTAGCCCTACTAAACTCTATACCATCTATAACAAGTGATAAGAATGAGAGATTGGACATTATACCAGGTTCAGTGCCACACCCACTAAACCTACCAAAGGGATGTAAATTTGCCGATAGATGTAAGTTTGCAACAGAAAAATGTATCAATCAAATGCCTGAACTTGTAGCTGTAAACGAGAACCAAAGAATCAGATGTCATTATCCAAATAGAAAGGAAAGGGAAGATGGAAACAACTAA
- a CDS encoding ABC transporter permease subunit has protein sequence MNKTFNKSLKSYKKFLKSYFLRGFTFADGLDENETKKVEDNRLDPEMRENLNGPNSNIGTSGDPSTENKDLKEEAILSPGQVALRNYFRNPLGVIGLIMFVAIILIVFIGSRVLPFNQYYSQGNLTNVAPGGAYMNFPGEMEKEGTKKISMGNTFAVGLTNENNVYVWGSNNEDNITSIPDKVKEGLAGKEIKDVAAGDRHILIATEDGELYGWGNNSFDQTKIPPMQEAQIKEEGIEKIGAGVQYSVIVTKKKNLVVWGSTMASRLNMIPSTVQGQVEDFDTSPINMIVAKTDGTVQLIGVMGAENQTAMPKELTDGSVFVKKVALTSSSAAALDDKGKLYVWGPSRAGISGNNVPEFEAPIVDIQGGDSTFTALDENGKIYTWGLDNYGELNAPDGEFDQIYASYFNQYAVDKEGKIKTWGLNGFRFGSDDQGRDIFTRLIHGGRMTMIIALISTVLQVVLGVLIGMISGFAGGRVDNILMRMSEIIASFPFYPMLISLSALLPPGASQTQRITMVMVLLGLLGWTGLARLVRGQILAERERDYITAARALGVKNWSIMMKHILPNILSIVIVNATLGYAGNLLTESGLSFLGFGVQEPTPSWGNMLTAAQSSDVLNIYWWRWIFPVLAVFLASFSVNLIGDAMRDAIDPRANER, from the coding sequence ATGAACAAGACATTTAACAAATCATTAAAATCATATAAGAAGTTTTTAAAGTCATATTTCCTTAGAGGCTTTACATTTGCAGATGGTTTAGATGAAAATGAAACTAAAAAAGTAGAAGACAATAGACTAGATCCAGAGATGAGAGAAAATCTCAACGGACCAAATTCAAATATAGGTACAAGTGGAGATCCTTCCACAGAAAATAAGGACCTAAAGGAAGAAGCAATCCTTTCACCAGGTCAAGTAGCGTTAAGAAACTACTTTAGAAACCCACTTGGTGTTATTGGACTTATAATGTTTGTAGCTATAATACTAATTGTATTTATAGGCTCTAGGGTCCTACCTTTTAACCAATATTATTCACAAGGTAACCTTACTAACGTTGCTCCAGGTGGGGCATATATGAATTTCCCTGGTGAAATGGAAAAAGAAGGTACAAAGAAAATATCAATGGGTAATACCTTTGCTGTTGGTCTTACAAACGAAAACAATGTTTATGTTTGGGGATCAAACAACGAAGACAATATTACATCCATACCTGATAAAGTAAAAGAAGGCCTTGCTGGTAAAGAAATCAAAGATGTGGCAGCTGGGGATAGACATATCCTTATAGCTACAGAAGATGGTGAACTTTATGGTTGGGGTAACAACTCCTTTGATCAAACAAAGATTCCACCAATGCAAGAAGCCCAAATCAAAGAAGAAGGTATAGAAAAAATTGGTGCTGGTGTTCAATATTCAGTAATAGTTACCAAAAAGAAAAATCTTGTAGTTTGGGGTTCAACTATGGCCAGCCGTTTGAACATGATTCCATCAACAGTTCAAGGCCAAGTCGAAGACTTTGATACTTCACCAATCAATATGATTGTTGCAAAGACAGATGGAACAGTTCAACTTATAGGTGTAATGGGTGCAGAAAACCAAACAGCTATGCCAAAAGAATTGACTGATGGCTCAGTATTTGTCAAAAAAGTTGCCCTAACATCTAGCTCAGCTGCAGCCCTTGATGACAAAGGAAAACTATATGTTTGGGGACCGTCTAGAGCTGGTATTTCTGGCAATAATGTTCCAGAATTTGAAGCTCCAATAGTAGATATCCAAGGTGGAGATTCTACCTTTACTGCCCTTGATGAAAACGGCAAGATCTATACTTGGGGTTTAGATAACTACGGTGAATTAAATGCACCAGATGGTGAATTTGATCAAATATACGCATCCTACTTTAACCAATACGCAGTTGACAAGGAAGGCAAGATCAAAACTTGGGGACTTAATGGATTTAGATTTGGTTCTGATGACCAAGGTCGTGATATCTTCACAAGACTAATCCACGGTGGTCGTATGACTATGATAATCGCCCTAATCTCCACAGTACTTCAAGTAGTTCTTGGTGTACTTATAGGTATGATTTCAGGTTTTGCCGGAGGACGTGTGGATAATATCTTGATGAGAATGTCAGAAATTATTGCATCATTCCCATTTTATCCAATGCTTATCTCCCTATCAGCGCTATTGCCACCAGGAGCTAGCCAAACTCAAAGAATCACCATGGTAATGGTTCTTCTAGGTTTGTTAGGTTGGACAGGACTTGCCCGTCTAGTACGTGGACAAATCCTTGCAGAACGTGAACGTGATTACATTACTGCAGCTCGTGCCCTTGGTGTTAAGAACTGGTCAATTATGATGAAACATATTTTACCAAATATCCTTTCAATCGTTATAGTAAACGCAACACTAGGATATGCTGGTAACTTACTAACAGAATCTGGTTTATCATTCTTAGGTTTTGGTGTACAAGAACCTACTCCATCATGGGGTAATATGTTGACAGCAGCACAAAGCTCTGATGTACTAAACATCTACTGGTGGAGATGGATATTCCCAGTACTAGCAGTATTCTTAGCATCTTTCTCTGTAAACCTAATAGGTGATGCTATGCGTGATGCTATAGACCCAAGAGCAAATGAGAGATAG
- a CDS encoding ABC transporter permease, which translates to MLRYIVKRILNMIPVAIIISILLFTFSKAMPGDPIKAMMPQGTRMTKAQEEQLYETLSERYGLNKSYPEQYVRWLGRTLKGDLGESIRVRRDVKEYLKEPLKNTIFLNIGSTIISFVLSVLIGIRSATHRGGVFDRTFQTLTLVGLSIPVFFIGLIAIYIFAFKLKWFPANGMPRTNEFGEWVRYLFLPTLTLTIGSLAGLSRYVRNSMLDALNEDYIRTARSKGLKEKTVIYSHAFRNALIPVVTALTWAVLGMFSGSAITERIFSYRGIGNELISAVMAQDYNIILALSMFYAVLTLLGNLIMDIAYALVDPRVKLDA; encoded by the coding sequence ATGCTCCGTTATATAGTAAAGAGAATTTTAAACATGATACCTGTTGCAATAATCATATCTATATTGCTATTTACTTTCTCTAAAGCTATGCCTGGGGATCCGATAAAGGCCATGATGCCACAAGGAACCCGTATGACTAAGGCACAAGAGGAACAGCTTTATGAGACACTTTCTGAACGTTATGGACTAAATAAGTCCTATCCAGAGCAATATGTTAGATGGTTAGGCAGAACTCTTAAAGGTGACCTTGGTGAGTCCATTAGAGTTAGACGTGATGTAAAAGAATATTTAAAAGAACCACTAAAGAATACAATATTTCTAAATATCGGTTCTACCATTATTTCATTTGTTCTATCGGTACTGATTGGTATAAGGTCGGCCACCCATAGGGGAGGGGTCTTTGATAGGACCTTCCAGACTTTAACACTGGTTGGTTTGTCAATTCCAGTATTTTTTATAGGTCTTATTGCAATTTATATTTTTGCATTTAAACTTAAATGGTTCCCAGCCAACGGTATGCCAAGGACCAACGAATTTGGTGAATGGGTGAGATATTTGTTCTTACCAACACTTACACTTACTATAGGTTCTCTTGCAGGACTTTCTAGATATGTTAGAAACTCAATGCTTGATGCCTTAAACGAAGATTATATTAGAACGGCAAGATCTAAGGGTCTTAAAGAAAAGACTGTTATCTATTCACATGCCTTTAGAAACGCGCTTATTCCAGTTGTTACAGCCCTAACATGGGCAGTATTAGGTATGTTCTCTGGTTCTGCTATTACTGAGAGAATCTTCTCATATAGGGGTATTGGTAACGAACTTATTTCTGCAGTTATGGCCCAAGATTACAATATTATATTAGCCCTATCAATGTTTTATGCAGTACTTACACTTTTAGGAAACTTGATAATGGATATAGCCTATGCGCTAGTTGATCCAAGGGTTAAACTAGACGCTTAA
- a CDS encoding ABC transporter substrate-binding protein: MKIKKVFSSLMALGLATTLAACGGNTDSANTEKDNAEQATTEDTSAEETTDDANKDNAEETTDDQGENTEEDAEASEEVENFEAQTSDDTLVLGLADLNGDFYGGWTNNANDVTVRKLLGIEGNSGYSTVVQDENGQWVNNPAVLDGEPKVTENEDGSKTYQYKIKEDLKWSDGEPVKSDDYLYGSLIFTHPSFIPVTGSTTIGSDSLKGYEAYHTGKDAEGNDVDFFEGQKKIDDYTFEFTVDSSFLPYFEEAALASASPFPLHAVSENLVLNEDGTKLVAKDGYEPSEEEIQKYKDDLQKQIDNLNADFEENVEEPGADASEDDKAAYEEEKAAHEEEVKILEDKMNGDVDPSLQLIEQAMLNIYNDYRVNPTVTTGPYMFDEFKNNMVKLSLNPNYAGNAKGDKATVPHIIVQTVNSNIAVDLLENGDIDIWESEADGGKIDQMRAAADAGKIKFNEFERSGYGNLTFLTDRGNTKYKEVRQAIAHLMDRNSFVQSYAGGYGVVTNGMYGQSQWMYKEKGADLESDPNMINYQLNLDTANELLDKTPFTFEADGKTPWDKAKADEEFASNADNFDYFRYDENGKRLVVNQYGSDESPITTLISNQLPNNAKQVGMEYNVTAGNFATLLQYYTSPTEDAEYTAFNMGTNFAPIFDPWYQYNSKGSDNKTRTNDPAVDEITEKLRRIAPDDKEAFLEEWMKFQLWYNDYLPEIPLYSNLFHTGYTNRVEGFDINTPTWQFADQVNAITIAK, from the coding sequence GTGAAAATTAAAAAAGTATTTTCTTCCCTAATGGCACTAGGCTTGGCAACAACTCTAGCAGCTTGTGGAGGAAACACTGATTCAGCTAATACTGAAAAAGATAATGCTGAGCAAGCAACAACTGAAGATACTTCAGCAGAAGAAACAACAGATGATGCTAACAAAGATAATGCAGAAGAAACAACAGATGATCAAGGCGAAAATACTGAGGAAGACGCAGAAGCTAGCGAAGAAGTAGAAAACTTTGAAGCTCAAACTTCTGATGACACCCTAGTACTTGGTCTTGCTGATTTGAACGGTGACTTCTACGGTGGTTGGACAAACAACGCTAACGACGTTACTGTAAGAAAATTACTAGGTATCGAAGGAAACAGTGGATATTCAACAGTAGTTCAAGACGAAAATGGTCAATGGGTAAATAACCCAGCCGTTCTTGATGGTGAACCAAAAGTTACCGAAAATGAAGATGGTTCAAAAACTTACCAATACAAAATCAAAGAGGACCTAAAATGGTCTGATGGCGAGCCAGTTAAATCAGATGATTACCTATATGGATCTCTAATATTTACTCACCCATCATTTATACCAGTAACAGGTTCTACAACAATCGGCTCTGACTCACTAAAAGGCTACGAAGCTTACCACACAGGTAAGGATGCAGAAGGTAATGATGTTGACTTCTTTGAAGGTCAAAAGAAAATCGATGACTACACATTCGAATTTACAGTTGATAGCTCATTCTTACCATATTTCGAAGAAGCAGCTCTAGCTTCAGCAAGTCCATTCCCACTACACGCAGTAAGTGAAAATCTTGTTCTTAACGAAGATGGTACAAAACTTGTTGCAAAAGATGGATATGAACCAAGTGAAGAAGAAATCCAAAAATATAAAGACGACCTTCAAAAACAAATCGACAATCTAAATGCAGATTTTGAAGAAAACGTAGAAGAACCAGGAGCAGATGCTTCTGAAGATGACAAGGCAGCTTACGAAGAAGAAAAAGCAGCTCATGAAGAAGAAGTAAAAATCCTAGAAGATAAGATGAATGGCGATGTTGACCCAAGCTTGCAACTAATCGAACAAGCAATGCTTAATATCTACAATGATTATAGGGTTAACCCAACAGTTACAACTGGACCATATATGTTTGATGAATTCAAAAACAACATGGTTAAACTATCTCTAAACCCTAACTATGCAGGAAATGCTAAGGGTGACAAGGCAACAGTTCCACACATCATAGTACAAACAGTAAACTCAAATATAGCAGTTGACCTACTTGAAAATGGAGACATAGATATTTGGGAATCAGAAGCAGATGGTGGTAAGATTGACCAAATGAGAGCTGCAGCTGACGCTGGCAAGATCAAATTCAACGAATTTGAAAGATCTGGTTATGGTAACCTTACATTCTTAACAGATAGAGGAAACACAAAATATAAAGAAGTTCGTCAAGCTATCGCTCACTTAATGGACAGAAACTCATTCGTACAATCATATGCTGGTGGTTACGGTGTAGTAACAAACGGTATGTACGGCCAAAGCCAATGGATGTACAAGGAAAAAGGAGCTGACCTAGAAAGTGATCCTAATATGATTAACTATCAATTAAACCTTGATACAGCTAACGAATTACTTGACAAAACACCATTTACATTTGAAGCTGATGGAAAAACTCCATGGGATAAGGCAAAAGCTGACGAAGAATTCGCTTCAAATGCTGATAATTTTGATTATTTTAGATACGATGAAAATGGTAAGAGACTAGTTGTTAACCAATACGGTTCTGATGAATCTCCAATTACAACACTAATTTCTAACCAACTTCCAAACAACGCTAAACAAGTTGGTATGGAATATAACGTAACAGCTGGTAACTTTGCAACATTATTGCAATATTACACATCTCCAACAGAAGATGCAGAATATACAGCATTTAACATGGGTACAAACTTTGCACCAATATTTGACCCATGGTATCAATACAACTCAAAAGGTAGCGATAACAAGACAAGAACAAACGATCCAGCAGTTGATGAAATCACAGAAAAACTTCGTAGAATCGCTCCAGATGATAAGGAAGCATTCCTAGAAGAATGGATGAAATTCCAACTTTGGTACAATGACTACCTACCAGAAATTCCTCTATACTCTAACCTATTCCACACAGGTTACACAAACAGAGTTGAAGGATTTGATATCAATACGCCAACATGGCAATTTGCAGATCAAGTTAACGCAATTACAATAGCTAAATAG
- a CDS encoding helix-turn-helix transcriptional regulator: MIGEKIKDKRKELNLTQEYLAKELNISRQAVSKWEKGLSEPSMDNLVKLSEIFGVDMAYFKNDGEYNKPLISNIFWDFLYAAIGLIFYLLYYFGLMEGALNKDPRQMPFMILTVFLAISVIAFPQAVKNMGDKLDEIDYFAFSKLILPVIFIISPLIVFYYIFKKEKPN; encoded by the coding sequence ATGATTGGAGAAAAAATTAAAGACAAAAGAAAAGAATTAAATCTTACTCAAGAATACTTGGCAAAGGAATTAAATATATCAAGGCAAGCTGTCTCAAAGTGGGAAAAAGGACTTTCCGAGCCTTCCATGGACAATCTTGTTAAATTATCTGAAATATTTGGAGTTGATATGGCATACTTCAAAAATGATGGCGAATATAATAAGCCCCTTATATCAAATATTTTTTGGGATTTTTTATATGCAGCTATTGGACTTATTTTCTATTTATTATATTACTTTGGATTAATGGAGGGAGCCTTAAACAAAGATCCAAGGCAAATGCCATTTATGATACTTACAGTTTTTCTAGCTATTTCAGTGATAGCCTTTCCCCAAGCTGTAAAAAATATGGGGGACAAATTAGATGAGATTGATTACTTCGCATTTTCAAAATTGATCTTGCCAGTGATTTTTATAATATCACCCCTTATAGTTTTTTATTATATTTTTAAAAAAGAAAAACCTAATTAG